DNA sequence from the Syntrophorhabdaceae bacterium genome:
CACATTCCGGTCCCTTAGCATGCGTGCGAGCCAATGGGGCATAAGGAGGCAGCCCTTGGGAGCCGCCCTCAGGGGAGCTGTTTTTCTGTCGCTTCGATCATTTTTGTTTTTGCCGGAGAGAGGTAATAGTCTCGCCTGCCACGCCCCAGTTGTCCGTCTCCACCTCGTCGATTACCACAAAGACCGTGTGGGGCGGCTTATTCAAGACATCCTGCAGGAGCTGCGTTACCCCCTTAATGAGTTTTACCTTCTGTTCGGCGGTGACCCCTTCGTTGGTGACTTTGATGTTTACGTAAGGCATCTTCTCCTCCTTTGAGAATGTATTGCAGGGCGCGGCGACCATTACCTCTTCCAGGTCAGGAAGCGGACAGCGGGTGTTCCCTTCGACAATCCGTCGACAGCACGGGAAGACGTCCCATTCCTCCATAATATATCTTCCCGGGACGGCTCGTCAAGGCAGCGGTTCAGCGTCCGGGACCGCACGCGAGCCGGGGAGGCCGGGGCAGGGGCTCCATTGCGTCGAGTGCCCGATCAGAGAAAGGAAGTGAATTTTTTCACTCCTACATTTCGCGGGGTATCTCTTCTGGATTTAATGTTTTCGGGTATTTGTGACTTTTTTCACTTTTTTTGAAAAAGAGTACAATTTGGTGTAGACATTTTATAACTAAACCTGTACAATTGAGAAATCTTTAAAGTGAATTGGATTAGCTCAAAAAACTGGCTACAAAGGACTTCTCGCTATGTTTGAGTATGTAGCAATTTTCGTGATGTTCTGCCTTGCCGGTATCATCGCCACCGTCATCATAGGGGCTTCCCATCTCCTCGGTCAACGAACCCAAAACAGGATCAAATTAGCACCCTATGAGTGTGGTACCACGACGATCGGCCCTACCCGCAGAATCATGACCATTCGGTACTATATCGTGGCAATGCTCTTTCTGGTATTTGACATAGAAGTAATATTTCTCTACCCCTGGGCTGTGGTGACCAAGAAGCTCGGCCTCTTCGGTTTTGTGGAGATGATGGTATTTGTACTCATCCTCTTTATCGGGTACATCTACATTTGGAAAAAAGGTGCGTTAGAATGGGAATAGAAGATTCTTCATTAGTTAAACCCGTTGATTACATCATAAACTGGGCGCGAAAGAATTCACTCTTTCCGGTGACCTTCGGCCTTGCGTGCTGTGCCCTTGAAATGATGGTCGCAAGCTCCGCGGAATACGATATTGCGCGATTCGGGGCGGAAGTGTTCAGGCCGTCGCCGAGGCAGTCGGACCTTATGATCGTGGCGGGCACCCTTACGAAAAAAATGGCGCCTATGGTCAAGAGAATTTATGAGCAGATGCCGAATCCGAAATGGGTCATCGCCTTCGGGGCATGTGCTTCATCGGGCGGTATCTTCAGATCTTACGCAGTGGTACAGGGGGTAGACCAGATTATCCCCGTCGATGTATTTATTCCCGGTTGTCCGCCGAGACCCGAGGCCCTTCTCAAAGGCCTTATGGAACTTCAGAAGAAGATACAGAAGGAGACGTTAAAAGACAGGCCGTTAATAACTTTACCTGGGAAGAGGGCATGATAAGCAGCAACAGGGTCTTCGAGAAACTTTCAGAGGTTTTCGGGCGAAAAATCATTCATACCGCCATAAATATGGGCGAGCCTGTAGTCGCATTGGACAAAGGATCGATACGGGAGGTGCTCACCTTCCTGAGGGATGATCCGGAGCTCTCCTATCAAATGCTCGTCGAGCTCTTCGCCATAGATTGGCAGGGCCAGGAGCCGAGGTTCGAGATTGTCTATATCCTCCGCTCTCTCCTTCACAACGGCAGGGTCACCGTGCGGGCGCGTTGCGGCGAGGACGGCGTCAAAACAGTAAGCGACCTCTGGAATGCTGCCAACT
Encoded proteins:
- a CDS encoding NADH-quinone oxidoreductase subunit C, with translation MISSNRVFEKLSEVFGRKIIHTAINMGEPVVALDKGSIREVLTFLRDDPELSYQMLVELFAIDWQGQEPRFEIVYILRSLLHNGRVTVRARCGEDGVKTVSDLWNAANWLEREAFDMFGIRFINHPELRRIYTDDDFEGFPLRKDFPLEGKDFDKPFTVHFKEEKA
- a CDS encoding NADH-quinone oxidoreductase subunit A yields the protein MFEYVAIFVMFCLAGIIATVIIGASHLLGQRTQNRIKLAPYECGTTTIGPTRRIMTIRYYIVAMLFLVFDIEVIFLYPWAVVTKKLGLFGFVEMMVFVLILFIGYIYIWKKGALEWE
- a CDS encoding NADH-quinone oxidoreductase subunit B family protein; its protein translation is MGIEDSSLVKPVDYIINWARKNSLFPVTFGLACCALEMMVASSAEYDIARFGAEVFRPSPRQSDLMIVAGTLTKKMAPMVKRIYEQMPNPKWVIAFGACASSGGIFRSYAVVQGVDQIIPVDVFIPGCPPRPEALLKGLMELQKKIQKETLKDRPLITLPGKRA
- a CDS encoding 4-oxalocrotonate tautomerase family protein: MEEWDVFPCCRRIVEGNTRCPLPDLEEVMVAAPCNTFSKEEKMPYVNIKVTNEGVTAEQKVKLIKGVTQLLQDVLNKPPHTVFVVIDEVETDNWGVAGETITSLRQKQK